One genomic window of Etheostoma spectabile isolate EspeVRDwgs_2016 chromosome 7, UIUC_Espe_1.0, whole genome shotgun sequence includes the following:
- the LOC116693157 gene encoding LOW QUALITY PROTEIN: prickle-like protein 2 (The sequence of the model RefSeq protein was modified relative to this genomic sequence to represent the inferred CDS: inserted 2 bases in 1 codon) yields MSLEMEKTITKLMYDFQRNSTSDDDSGCALEEYAWVPPGLSPEQVHQYYNSLPEEKVPYINSPGEKCRIKQLLHQLPPHDNEMRYCNSLDEEEKRELKLFSNQRKKDSLGRGNVRPFPPTINGAICEKCGGQINGGDIVVFAARAGHGKCWHPNCFVCSMCEELLVDLIYFYHDGKIFCGRHHAERLKPRCCACDEIIFADECTEAEGRHWHMKHFCCYECETTLGGQRYIMKDGRPHCCNCFESLYAEYCDACGEHIGIDQGQMTYDGQHWHATEECFCCARCKRSLLGRPFLPKQGQIFCSRSCSAGQDPDESDSSDSAFQSARSRESRHSTKIGKKERRNAEQERRSAETRQTAPPPMPDRLSAEIDPLSVQMDRLSLSSSQTPSRTPNRTPSRTPSRAPSLNQVWMSRDDPYVPAVYEGPQGEPSPTPAPIHLLGQCNPRQGYNPNANAHPPAQTAANPGKRPDSWGKEQGNAKRTPMAALRGHSFNENWTHQNQEEFRPNKLRTQMSFNEMSSQNQGFSDKRSISLHGFQRDGRPPLTRRNPINAMSFNEPLTPLEQTPRGSMDSLTMSNATGNSLDGVSKRQEHLSRFSMPDLSKDSGVNVSEKSNMGTLSSSVQFHSTESLSSSRPYTIMYLPXKGYPSPFWDGPQPLGFLGRWLGDGRVGNLRMAPKGQSPRVYGQEPCRANSHNQKGPNPIGKPR; encoded by the exons ATGTCTCTGGAGATGGAAAAGACCATCACCAAGCTGATGTACGACTTTCAGAGGAATTCCACCTCTGATGATGACTCTGGATGTGCACTGGAGGAATACGCCTGGGTCCCCCCCGGCCTCAGTCCTGAGCAG GTGCATCAGTATTATAACTCCTTACCAGAAGAGAAGGTCCCCTATATAAACAGCCCTGGAGAGAAATGTCGCATCAAACAACTGCTTCACCAGTTGCCACCACATGACAATGAg ATGCGTTATTGTAACTCGTTGGACGAGGAGGAGAAGCGAGAGCTTAAGCTCTTCAGCAACCAAAGGAAGAAGGACAGCTTGGGCAGAGGCAACGTCCGTCCTTTCCCCCCCACAATCAATGGGGCGATCTGTGAAAAG TGTGGTGGTCAAATAAATGGAGGGGACATTGTGGTTTTTGCTGCAAGGGCAGGTCATGGAAAATGCTGGCACCCAAACTGCTTCGTCTGCAGCATGTGTGAGGAACTGTTGGTGGATCTCATCTACTTCTACCATGATGGCAAGATCTTCTGTGGCCGGCATCATGCCGAGAGGCTGAAACCCCGCTGCTGTGCCTGTGATGAG ATCATTTTTGCTGATGAGTGCACTGAAGCAGAGGGCAGGCACTGGCACATGAAGCACTTCTGCTGCTACGAGTGTGAGACCACCCTCGGCGGCCAGCGCTACATCATGAAAGACGGACGGCCACACTGCTGCAACTGCTTCGAGTCCCTTTATGCAGAGTACTGTGACGCATGTGGAGAACACATAG GCATCGACCAAGGCCAGATGACGTATGATGGGCAGCACTGGCACGCAACCGAGGAGTGTTTCTGCTGTGCCCGTTGCAAGCGCTCTCTGCTGGGCCGCCCCTTCTTGCCAAAGCAGGGGCAGATCTTCTGCTCACGGTCCTGCAGCGCTGGACAG GATCCAGATGAGTCTGACTCCTCAGACTCAGCATTCCAAAGCGCCCGTTCTCGTGAATCCCGCCACAGCACCAAGATTGGCAAAAAGGAGCGCAGGAACGCTGAGCAGGAGAGGCGGAGTGCCGAGACCCGCCAGACAGCTCCTCCACCCATGCCTGACCGTCTGTCTGCTGAAATTGATCCTCTCTCTGTTCAGATGGACCGGTTAAGCCTCTCATCTAGCCAGACCCCAAGCAGGACACCAAACCGCACTCCGAGCCGCACTCCGAGCCGTGCCCCGAGCCTTAACCAAGTGTGGATGAGCCGGGATGATCCCTATGTTCCTGCTGTCTATGAGGGCCCCCAGGGGGAACCCTCCCCCACACCAGCACCTATACATCTGCTGGGTCAGTGTAACCCAAGGCAGGGCTACAATCCCAACGCAAACGCTCATCCTCCAGCTCAGACTGCTGCCAACCCAGGGAAGAGGCCTGACTCCTGGGGGAAGGAACAAGGCAACGCCAAGAGGACCCCTATGGCTGCTCTGAGGGGCCACTCCTTTAATGAAAACTGGACCCACCAAAACCAGGAAGAGTTTAGGCCCAACAAGCTACGCACCCAGATGAGTTTCAATGAGATGTCTAGCCAGAACCAAGGCTTCTCTGACAAGAGGAGCATTAGTCTGCACGGATTCCAGAGAGATGGCCGACCCCCGCTGACCAGGAGGAATCCCATCAATGCAATGAGCTTCAATGAGCCCCTCACTCCTCTAGAACAGACTCCTCGTGGATCCATGGATTCCCTCACTATGTCCAATGCTACAG GTAACTCTTTGGATGGGGTCAGTAAGCGTCAGGAGCATTTGTCTAGGTTCTCCATGCCCGACCTGAGTAAAGACTCGGGTGTGAATGTGTCTGAAAAGAGCAACATGGGCACCCTCAGCTCATCAGTTCAGTTCCACAGCACAGAGTCGCTGTCCTCCTCTCGCCCCTACACAATAATGTACCTCCC GAAGGGCTACCCCTCCCCTTTCTGGGATGGCCCGCAGCcgttgggctttttgggaaggTGGTTGGGTGATGGGCGAGTGGGAAACCTGCGTATGGCTCCAAAAGGCCAAAGCCCCCGAGTTTACGGACAGGAACCCTGTCGCGCAAACAGCCACAACCAAAAGGGGCCCAACCCCATCGGGAAACCAAGGTAA